A window of the Candidatus Zixiibacteriota bacterium genome harbors these coding sequences:
- a CDS encoding ParB/RepB/Spo0J family partition protein, with the protein MSKLVLGKGLGALIPTDEGAAPQAEQFKMVSIDEVTPNPMQPRHDFDPERLAELVASLKQNGMMQPLVVRKGDTGFTIIAGERRHRAAVMAGLQEIPVVVMEAADDVRMLELALVENIQRENLNPLELASAYRKLIDQCGLTQNDLATQLGKSRTAVTNTLRLLTLPPAIQQMIRAGQLTEGHARAILGLPNEAAMTEMAQRIVEGSLSVRQAEQESTRTRRRKLVPKRKLPALSEVETYLKRLLGTSVKIVPGLKRGRIEIEYYGDDDLDRLFELFKKIEG; encoded by the coding sequence ATGAGCAAGTTGGTGCTGGGGAAAGGGCTCGGAGCGCTGATTCCGACCGACGAGGGTGCCGCCCCGCAGGCGGAACAATTCAAAATGGTATCGATCGATGAGGTAACGCCAAATCCGATGCAGCCGCGGCACGATTTCGATCCGGAGCGGCTGGCTGAACTGGTGGCATCGCTCAAGCAGAACGGCATGATGCAACCGCTGGTGGTGCGAAAGGGGGACACCGGGTTCACGATTATCGCAGGGGAACGGAGACATCGCGCTGCCGTAATGGCTGGCCTGCAGGAAATCCCGGTGGTGGTGATGGAGGCGGCCGACGATGTCCGCATGCTGGAGCTGGCGCTGGTGGAGAATATCCAACGCGAGAATCTCAATCCTCTGGAATTGGCTTCGGCGTATCGCAAACTGATCGACCAGTGCGGGCTGACACAAAACGATCTGGCGACGCAGCTCGGCAAGAGCCGCACGGCCGTGACCAACACGTTGCGACTGTTGACGCTTCCACCTGCAATTCAACAAATGATACGAGCCGGTCAGCTTACCGAGGGGCATGCGCGGGCGATACTGGGGCTTCCGAATGAGGCTGCCATGACGGAAATGGCGCAGCGGATCGTGGAGGGGTCGCTGTCTGTCCGCCAGGCGGAACAGGAATCGACCCGGACCCGGCGGCGAAAACTTGTACCTAAACGCAAACTTCCCGCGCTGAGCGAGGTAGAAACATATTTGAAGCGGCTGTTGGGAACCTCGGTCAAGATCGTGCCGGGGCTGAAGCGGGGGCGGATCGAAATTGAGTATTACGGCGACGATGACTTGGATCGCCTGTTTGAGCTGTTCAAAAAGATAGAGGGATGA
- a CDS encoding M23 family metallopeptidase has translation MRIVQSKYVTVMLVPDGTEARLNWRVRWLYVQIGAAALILIVIGIVLFFIFYGQMATKAALAERLKAENEDLQRYRFKVKLLEDNLVQVRDMVTRLTKLAGIDYQFPDIPDDSTLFAQMEQGAPAILPRMSGTDDDWPSGLPLQGFLSRGFQIEDSSQYHPGLDIACAIGTPVLATGAGQVTFAGVDSVYGNMVVIKNNDSVMTVFGHNERLLVRLGQKVQVGSRIALSGNSGRSSAPHLHYELRIHNQPINPLEDQYDQETLQ, from the coding sequence ATGAGAATCGTACAAAGTAAGTATGTGACGGTCATGCTGGTGCCCGACGGTACCGAAGCGCGTCTCAACTGGCGAGTCCGCTGGTTGTACGTGCAGATCGGCGCTGCGGCGCTCATTCTGATCGTGATAGGGATCGTATTGTTTTTCATATTCTACGGCCAGATGGCTACGAAGGCGGCGCTGGCCGAGCGATTGAAGGCTGAAAACGAGGATCTGCAGCGATACCGCTTCAAGGTGAAGCTGCTTGAGGACAATCTCGTACAGGTGCGCGATATGGTCACCAGACTCACCAAGCTTGCCGGTATCGATTATCAGTTTCCGGACATCCCGGACGACTCCACGCTGTTCGCTCAGATGGAACAGGGTGCGCCGGCGATCCTGCCGCGAATGTCCGGCACGGATGACGACTGGCCATCCGGACTGCCGCTCCAGGGATTCCTCAGCCGTGGTTTTCAAATCGAGGACTCCAGCCAGTACCATCCGGGACTGGATATCGCCTGCGCAATTGGTACGCCGGTACTTGCCACCGGTGCCGGACAGGTGACGTTCGCCGGAGTCGATTCAGTGTACGGCAACATGGTGGTGATCAAAAACAACGACAGCGTGATGACCGTGTTCGGTCACAATGAGCGGCTCCTGGTGCGGCTGGGCCAGAAGGTCCAGGTGGGGAGCCGCATTGCGTTGTCAGGAAACAGCGGCCGAAGCAGTGCGCCGCATCTCCATTACGAATTACGAATCCATAACCAACCCATAAATCCGTTGGAAGACCAGTATGATCAAGAAACCCTTCAATAA
- a CDS encoding polymer-forming cytoskeletal protein, translated as MIKKPFNNEVDGLMNTIIGKDTLITGTIDVKGALRIDGTVKGKVICNDCVTIGSTGVVEADIESVAAVIAGHLIGNVVTSDKIELQAKCEMEGDIKTKSLVIEQGALFCGSCNMKNSGRSDLGFLPPEEKRDSKKDEIFSTDTKGYKP; from the coding sequence ATGATCAAGAAACCCTTCAATAACGAGGTGGACGGTCTCATGAACACGATTATCGGCAAGGACACCCTGATCACAGGCACAATAGACGTGAAAGGGGCGTTGCGTATCGACGGGACGGTCAAGGGCAAAGTGATCTGCAACGATTGCGTGACGATTGGCAGCACCGGAGTGGTGGAAGCCGACATTGAGTCGGTTGCTGCCGTGATTGCCGGTCATCTCATTGGTAACGTGGTGACCTCCGACAAGATCGAACTCCAGGCCAAATGCGAAATGGAGGGAGATATCAAGACCAAGTCACTCGTCATCGAGCAGGGAGCTCTCTTTTGCGGCTCCTGCAACATGAAAAACAGCGGCCGCTCCGACCTTGGTTTCCTGCCGCCCGAAGAAAAGCGGGACTCCAAGAAGGACGAGATCTTCTCGACAGACACAAAAGGGTATAAGCCGTAA
- a CDS encoding MoxR family ATPase encodes MSVTETKSDLQAVEHLNQSYERIRKEIGKVIVGQDKVIEQLLISLLSSGHCLLVGVPGLAKTLLISTLARVLNLKFNRIQFTPDLMPSDITGTELIEEDQTSGRRQFRFVKGPVFANIILADEINRTPPKTQAALLQAMQEHEVTAAGQTYKLEEPFFVLATQNPIEQEGTYPLPEAQLDRFMFNVFVDYPSTNEEQQIVKSTTTVLSYDLQKILSAEDIVGFQRLVRRVPVSDHLVEYAVDLVRATRPKEPQALEFVKNWVNWGAGPRASQYLILAAKTKAILEGRPTPGPEDVRFAAYPVLRHRIVTSFNAEADGVDTMEIIKRTLETVKEKA; translated from the coding sequence ATGTCCGTAACAGAAACGAAATCAGATCTTCAAGCAGTCGAACACCTGAATCAATCATACGAACGCATCCGCAAAGAGATCGGCAAGGTTATCGTTGGACAGGATAAAGTAATCGAGCAGTTGCTCATCTCGCTGTTGTCATCGGGACACTGTCTGCTTGTTGGCGTGCCAGGGCTGGCCAAGACGTTGCTGATATCAACGTTGGCGCGAGTGTTGAATCTGAAATTCAATCGTATCCAGTTCACACCGGATCTGATGCCTTCGGATATCACGGGAACTGAGTTGATCGAAGAGGACCAGACCTCGGGGCGTCGCCAGTTCCGATTTGTTAAGGGCCCGGTGTTTGCCAATATCATTCTGGCCGATGAGATCAATCGCACGCCACCCAAAACTCAGGCGGCTCTGTTGCAGGCGATGCAGGAACACGAGGTGACCGCGGCCGGGCAGACGTACAAACTGGAAGAGCCGTTCTTCGTACTCGCCACGCAAAACCCGATTGAACAGGAAGGGACTTACCCGCTTCCGGAAGCGCAGCTCGACCGGTTCATGTTTAACGTGTTTGTGGATTACCCGTCGACGAACGAAGAGCAACAGATTGTGAAGTCCACCACAACGGTGCTTAGTTACGATTTGCAGAAGATACTGTCGGCTGAGGATATTGTCGGATTTCAGAGACTGGTGCGGCGGGTGCCGGTGTCTGACCATTTGGTGGAATATGCGGTTGACCTCGTGCGGGCGACACGCCCGAAAGAGCCGCAGGCGCTGGAATTCGTGAAGAACTGGGTGAACTGGGGTGCCGGACCGAGAGCTTCGCAGTATTTGATTCTTGCGGCGAAGACAAAAGCGATTCTGGAGGGACGCCCCACGCCTGGACCTGAGGACGTGCGGTTTGCGGCGTACCCGGTGCTACGGCATCGAATCGTCACGTCGTTCAACGCCGAGGCCGATGGCGTCGACACGATGGAGATCATCAAGCGGACATTGGAGACGGTGAAGGAGAAGGCGTGA
- a CDS encoding DNA methyltransferase gives MKTSHRIIFGDSRSMSLVGDKSVHLIVTSPPYWQLKDYGAKEQIGFDDSYEDYINNLNLVWLECHRVLHDGCRLCINIGDQFARSVYYGRYKVIPIRTEITRFCETVGFDFMGSIIWQKVTTCNTTGGATIMGSFPYPRNGIVKIDYEFILLFKKHGTAPKPTLEARRRSKLTTEEWNQYFNGHWNFAGEKQSEHMAMFPTELPRRLIRMFSFAGETVLDPFLGSGTTSLAAMRLGRQSIGYEINKEFEKPIRSKLRSDSDLFTMGNVVFEEDIRRVPTEAFRKLPYLFVDPLKLDKKVDPKKLTFGSKLDRNTPVRSDLYSVEEIISPNLIRLENDLITRLLGVAPLKDKEQEAVSFLSKKLKGQKVSLKFDELKHDGDNHLMVYMFLKNKTFLNAHLIRYGLATLDKSTPISNKVLLKLGG, from the coding sequence GTGAAAACGAGTCACCGCATCATATTCGGCGATTCGCGAAGTATGTCGCTTGTTGGAGACAAGTCCGTTCATCTCATAGTCACGTCGCCGCCGTACTGGCAACTCAAGGATTACGGTGCAAAGGAACAGATTGGGTTCGACGACTCGTATGAAGACTACATTAACAATCTGAATCTAGTGTGGCTGGAGTGCCACCGAGTTCTTCACGATGGTTGTCGCCTCTGTATTAACATTGGGGACCAATTCGCACGCTCAGTTTATTACGGGAGGTACAAGGTCATTCCGATACGAACGGAGATTACCAGGTTCTGCGAAACTGTGGGATTCGATTTCATGGGCTCGATCATTTGGCAAAAGGTCACTACCTGTAACACGACCGGCGGGGCGACTATCATGGGTTCATTCCCCTACCCACGCAACGGTATTGTCAAGATTGACTACGAATTCATCCTACTGTTCAAAAAACACGGCACGGCTCCCAAGCCAACTCTCGAGGCCAGGCGGCGATCGAAGCTCACGACGGAGGAATGGAATCAGTACTTCAACGGTCACTGGAATTTCGCCGGAGAGAAACAATCCGAACATATGGCCATGTTTCCAACGGAATTGCCTCGACGATTGATCCGCATGTTCAGTTTCGCTGGAGAGACCGTTCTTGATCCGTTCCTTGGGAGCGGAACGACGTCGCTGGCCGCAATGCGCCTGGGTAGGCAGTCAATCGGATACGAGATAAACAAGGAGTTTGAGAAACCGATCCGTTCCAAACTTCGAAGTGATTCTGATCTCTTTACGATGGGCAATGTCGTTTTTGAGGAAGACATAAGAAGAGTCCCAACAGAAGCGTTTAGGAAACTGCCATATCTTTTCGTCGATCCATTGAAGCTTGATAAGAAGGTGGACCCGAAAAAACTGACATTCGGCTCCAAGCTGGATCGCAATACACCAGTGCGGAGTGACTTGTACAGTGTGGAGGAGATTATCTCACCGAACCTCATTCGCCTGGAAAACGATTTGATCACTCGTTTGCTGGGTGTAGCGCCGCTCAAGGACAAGGAACAAGAGGCGGTCAGTTTCTTGTCGAAAAAACTAAAGGGACAAAAGGTGTCGCTGAAGTTTGACGAATTAAAACACGATGGTGATAATCACCTCATGGTGTATATGTTTCTGAAGAACAAAACGTTTCTGAACGCGCATTTGATAAGATACGGCCTTGCCACGTTGGATAAATCAACGCCGATTAGCAACAAGGTTCTTCTGAAGCTTGGGGGATAG
- a CDS encoding MjaI family restriction endonuclease, with product MSKEWILNSATNRFQLNFKRNVGPTSLSIRACQPRSLKEWEEYYYKNVYGREHLVELGKKLHVKITEVLAAEITEVTEQDCIDYIINLVINRTYDGYVTEIKTVYGQLQEILRVEIKPASDEWDRLYNVDFFIPVKDRFIGLQIKPAGDTAHIPQIFKEHQIQQRTHEEFTAKFGSRVFYVVSITEGKGKKICNPEVVAEIQAEIARLEAR from the coding sequence ATGTCCAAGGAGTGGATTCTCAATTCGGCGACCAATCGTTTCCAGCTGAATTTCAAGCGTAATGTGGGCCCGACTTCCTTAAGCATACGGGCTTGCCAGCCGCGGTCACTGAAAGAGTGGGAAGAATACTACTACAAGAATGTCTACGGAAGAGAACACCTTGTAGAACTTGGCAAGAAGTTGCACGTGAAAATCACCGAAGTCCTTGCGGCTGAGATCACCGAGGTAACCGAGCAGGATTGTATCGACTACATTATCAACCTGGTCATCAATCGGACATATGACGGCTATGTCACCGAAATCAAGACCGTGTACGGACAGTTGCAGGAAATTCTCAGGGTTGAGATTAAGCCTGCTTCCGACGAATGGGATCGGCTGTACAATGTCGACTTCTTCATTCCTGTGAAGGACAGGTTTATTGGTCTTCAAATCAAACCGGCGGGTGATACTGCTCATATACCACAGATATTCAAAGAGCATCAAATTCAACAGAGAACCCACGAGGAGTTCACAGCTAAATTCGGCAGCCGTGTCTTTTATGTTGTATCGATTACAGAGGGCAAAGGGAAAAAGATCTGTAATCCTGAGGTTGTCGCCGAGATACAAGCAGAGATCGCTCGATTGGAGGCCAGATGA